A genomic stretch from Priestia filamentosa includes:
- a CDS encoding DoxX family protein, whose product MITFMQVILAVFILIGGVIKLFRIPFQVEHWQQYQYPLWFVSVIGLIELIGAIGMIVGIWNQYLVLGSGLLFIILMIGAIQAHTFRAHQNIVTVIPATICLLLSLVVII is encoded by the coding sequence ATGATAACTTTTATGCAAGTGATTTTAGCAGTTTTTATTTTAATAGGAGGAGTTATAAAACTTTTTCGTATACCATTTCAAGTTGAACACTGGCAGCAATATCAATATCCATTATGGTTCGTGTCGGTAATTGGTCTTATTGAACTTATTGGAGCAATAGGAATGATTGTTGGTATTTGGAATCAATACTTGGTTTTAGGATCTGGCTTACTATTTATAATTCTTATGATAGGGGCCATACAGGCTCATACATTTCGAGCTCATCAAAATATTGTAACGGTTATTCCTGCAACAATCTGCTTGCTCCTATCCCTAGTGGTAATTATTTGA
- the poxB gene encoding ubiquinone-dependent pyruvate dehydrogenase, whose translation MKQTIADLLIESLLQAGVKRIYGIVGDSLNAVLDSIRRSEKIEWIGVRHEEVAAFAAGSDSLLSESIAVCAGSSGPGNLHLINGLYDCHRSRIPVLAIAAHIPSNEIGSEYFQQTHPEQLFKECSHFSEVITRPEQMPRLVTIALQHAISKQGVSVLVLPGDVAALPDEESVPEQVMHVTQPVVRPSDTELKKLAEYLNNGKKITLLCGAGCEGAHEQLMQLCDKLKSPMVIALRGKEYLEYDNPYSVGLTGLIGYSSGFHAMMDCDVLLMLGTDFPYRQFFPKKAAILQVDIRPEHLGRRAALTLGLCGDVKYTIESLLPYLTEQHDSHHLDKFVSNYQDVRKDLDNLAIGKPGQTPIHPQYLTKMVSDLADEDAVFTCDVGTPTLWAARYLEMNGKRRLLGSFNHGTMANAMPQAIGAQCANPERQVIALSGDGGLSMLMGDLLTLRQHKLPVKIIVFNNRSLSFVELEMKAAGYLETGTGLENPNLASVAQAMGIEGIRVEDPADLESSIKQAFQHKGPVLLDVLVNRQELALPPKIKFEQANGFTLWMLKAVLNGNGNKLVELAKTNLFR comes from the coding sequence ATGAAGCAAACCATTGCAGACTTATTGATTGAATCATTATTACAAGCTGGGGTTAAAAGAATTTACGGTATCGTAGGGGATTCACTAAATGCTGTTTTGGATTCTATAAGACGTTCTGAAAAAATTGAATGGATTGGCGTTCGTCATGAAGAGGTTGCAGCCTTTGCTGCTGGTTCCGATTCTCTACTCAGTGAAAGCATTGCCGTTTGTGCAGGAAGTAGTGGTCCTGGGAACCTTCATCTAATCAATGGATTATACGATTGTCATCGCAGCCGTATTCCTGTTCTAGCTATTGCTGCACATATCCCAAGTAACGAAATTGGAAGTGAATATTTTCAACAGACACATCCAGAGCAGCTTTTTAAAGAGTGTAGTCATTTCAGTGAAGTTATAACGAGACCGGAACAAATGCCTCGTTTAGTAACAATTGCATTGCAGCATGCTATTTCTAAACAAGGGGTTTCAGTTCTTGTTCTCCCTGGTGATGTCGCAGCATTACCTGATGAAGAATCTGTTCCAGAACAAGTGATGCATGTGACTCAGCCAGTCGTTCGACCATCTGATACTGAACTAAAAAAACTTGCTGAGTACCTTAATAATGGAAAGAAAATCACACTGTTATGTGGAGCTGGTTGTGAAGGTGCACATGAACAGTTAATGCAGTTGTGTGATAAACTAAAGTCTCCTATGGTTATTGCTCTTAGGGGGAAAGAATACCTTGAGTATGATAATCCTTACTCCGTTGGACTGACTGGTCTCATCGGTTATTCATCAGGATTTCATGCTATGATGGACTGCGATGTATTGCTAATGCTTGGTACTGACTTTCCATACAGGCAATTCTTCCCTAAGAAAGCTGCCATTCTTCAGGTAGATATTCGACCTGAGCATCTTGGACGGCGAGCAGCTTTAACCTTAGGCCTTTGTGGTGATGTTAAGTATACAATTGAATCATTACTTCCTTATCTAACTGAACAGCATGACTCTCATCATCTAGATAAATTTGTATCAAATTATCAGGATGTTCGTAAAGATCTTGATAATCTGGCAATTGGAAAGCCAGGACAAACACCAATCCACCCTCAATACCTCACAAAAATGGTAAGTGACCTTGCTGATGAAGATGCTGTATTTACATGCGATGTTGGGACACCGACTCTATGGGCCGCCCGTTACCTTGAAATGAATGGGAAAAGGCGGTTACTGGGTTCATTCAACCATGGAACAATGGCAAATGCAATGCCACAAGCTATCGGAGCACAATGTGCCAATCCAGAAAGACAAGTGATTGCTCTATCGGGTGATGGTGGTCTTTCTATGTTAATGGGGGATTTATTGACACTACGTCAGCACAAATTACCGGTTAAGATTATTGTTTTTAATAATAGATCTTTGAGTTTTGTTGAACTTGAAATGAAGGCTGCTGGTTATTTGGAGACAGGAACTGGGTTAGAAAACCCTAATTTAGCGTCTGTAGCACAAGCTATGGGGATTGAAGGAATTCGTGTAGAGGATCCAGCTGATCTTGAGAGTTCCATAAAACAAGCTTTTCAACATAAGGGGCCCGTTCTATTAGATGTTCTTGTAAACCGTCAGGAGTTGGCTCTTCCTCCTAAAATTAAATTTGAGCAAGCTAATGGATTTACGCTTTGGATGCTTAAAGCAGTTCTTAACGGTAACGGAAATAAGCTGGTGGAACTTGCTAAAACTAATTTATTCCGGTAG
- the ilvD gene encoding dihydroxy-acid dehydratase, with protein MAELRSNMIKKGFDRAPHRSLLRAAGVKEEDFNKPFIAVVNSYIDIVPGHVHLQEFGKIVKEAIREAGGVPFEMNTIGVDDGIAMGHIGMRYSLPSREIIADSVETVVSAHWFDGMVCIPNCDKITPGMMMAAMRLNIPTVFVSGGPMAAGRTSDGRKISLSSVFEGVGAYQSGNLDEKGLLELEQFGCPTCGSCSGMFTANSMNCLAEALGLALPGNGTILAVAPERKEFVKRSATQLMNLIDLDLKPRDIVTEKAIDNAFALDMALGGSTNTVLHTLALANEAGIDYPLERINEVAARVPHLSKLAPASDVHIEDLHEAGGVSAALNELSKKEGTLHLDVMTVTGKTLGENIAGCDVKDNNVIHSIDNPFSEKGGLAVLFGNLAPDGAIIKTGGVQGGITSHEGPAIVFDSQDEALAGIAGGQVKEGHVVIIRYEGPKGGPGMPEMLAPTSQIMGMGLGAKVALVTDGRFSGASRGLSIGHASPEAAEGGPLAFVQNGDHIVIDIEKRTMDVQVPEEEWEQRKANWKGFEPKVKTGYLARYSKLVTSASTGGIMKI; from the coding sequence TTGGCAGAACTACGTAGTAATATGATAAAAAAAGGATTTGACCGAGCACCACATAGAAGCTTGCTTCGCGCTGCTGGCGTAAAAGAAGAGGATTTTAACAAACCGTTCATTGCTGTTGTCAATTCATATATTGATATTGTGCCTGGACATGTACATTTACAAGAGTTTGGGAAAATTGTAAAAGAAGCAATTCGTGAAGCTGGCGGTGTTCCTTTTGAAATGAATACAATCGGTGTAGATGATGGTATTGCGATGGGGCATATTGGGATGCGCTACTCATTACCAAGTCGTGAAATTATCGCGGATTCCGTAGAAACGGTTGTATCAGCACACTGGTTTGATGGCATGGTCTGTATTCCAAACTGTGACAAAATCACACCGGGTATGATGATGGCTGCTATGCGTTTAAATATTCCGACGGTTTTTGTTAGTGGTGGCCCAATGGCAGCCGGTCGTACAAGTGATGGGCGAAAAATCTCCCTTTCTTCTGTATTTGAAGGTGTGGGTGCTTATCAGTCAGGGAACCTTGATGAAAAAGGTCTTCTAGAGCTTGAGCAGTTTGGATGCCCAACATGTGGATCTTGTTCCGGAATGTTCACTGCTAACTCTATGAACTGCTTAGCTGAGGCTCTTGGGCTAGCTCTGCCAGGGAACGGAACAATTTTAGCAGTAGCACCAGAGCGTAAAGAATTTGTTAAACGCTCAGCTACTCAGTTAATGAATTTAATTGATTTAGATTTAAAGCCGCGTGATATCGTGACAGAGAAAGCAATTGATAACGCATTTGCTCTTGATATGGCACTCGGTGGATCAACAAATACAGTTTTACATACGCTTGCCCTTGCAAACGAAGCAGGTATAGATTATCCACTTGAACGAATCAATGAAGTAGCAGCGCGTGTACCGCATCTTTCAAAACTTGCGCCAGCATCAGACGTTCATATTGAAGATTTGCATGAAGCAGGTGGAGTATCTGCTGCATTAAATGAATTATCCAAAAAAGAAGGTACCCTTCACCTTGACGTTATGACGGTAACAGGAAAAACACTTGGGGAAAACATCGCTGGTTGTGATGTGAAAGACAACAATGTTATTCATTCAATTGATAATCCGTTCTCAGAAAAGGGTGGACTTGCGGTGTTATTTGGTAACCTTGCTCCAGATGGTGCAATTATCAAAACAGGTGGTGTCCAAGGCGGAATTACTTCCCATGAGGGACCAGCGATTGTCTTTGACTCACAAGATGAAGCTTTAGCAGGTATTGCTGGGGGACAAGTCAAAGAAGGACATGTTGTTATCATTCGTTATGAGGGGCCAAAAGGCGGACCAGGTATGCCGGAAATGTTAGCACCTACTTCTCAAATTATGGGTATGGGCTTAGGAGCAAAAGTAGCGCTTGTAACAGACGGACGTTTTTCAGGTGCTTCCCGCGGTCTATCTATCGGCCATGCTTCACCAGAAGCAGCAGAAGGTGGACCACTTGCATTTGTTCAAAACGGTGACCATATTGTCATTGACATTGAAAAGCGCACAATGGATGTTCAAGTTCCTGAGGAAGAATGGGAGCAACGAAAAGCAAACTGGAAAGGCTTTGAACCAAAAGTTAAAACAGGCTATTTAGCTCGTTATTCTAAGCTTGTTACATCTGCTAGCACTGGTGGTATCATGAAAATTTAA